One Engystomops pustulosus chromosome 7, aEngPut4.maternal, whole genome shotgun sequence DNA window includes the following coding sequences:
- the TALDO1 gene encoding transaldolase has protein sequence MSNCTVKKQRMEESALEQLKSHTVVVADTGDFNAIDEYKPQDATTNPSLILAAAQMPEYQQLVDDAIQYGKKLGGSAEEQINNIMDKLFVLFGVEILKKIPGRVSTEVDARLSYDKDGMVERARRIIALYKEAGIDKERILIKLSSTWEGIQAGKVLEEQYGIHCNMTLLFSFAQAVACAEAGVTLISPFVGRILDWHVANSGKKSYEPSEDPGVKSVTKIYNYYKKFGYSTIVMGASFRNTGEIKALTGCDYLTISPKLLGELSKDCTKLSPALTLKEAQASKLEKIHLDEKTFRWEHNEDQMAVEKLSDGIRKFAADAIKLENMLKDRLKK, from the exons ATGTCCAACTGCACAGTGAAGAAGCAGAGGATGGAGGAGTCCGCGCTGGAACAGCTCAAGAGCCACACAGTGGTCGTGGCCGACACCGGGGACTTCAATG CTATCGATGAATACAAGCCACAAGATGCCACCACCAACCCATCGCTGATCTTGGCAGCGGCACAGATGCCTGAATACCAGCAGCTGGTGGATGATGCCATCCAATATGGCAAAAAGCTTGGTGG GTCTGCAGAAGAACAAATTAATAATATTATGGACAAGCTGTTTGTTTTATTTGGTGTTGAGATCCTGAAGAAAATTCCAGGCCGTGTCTCCACAGAAGTGGATGCCAG ACTGTCCTATGATAAGGATGGAATGGTAGAACGTGCGAGGCGCATTATCGCGCTCTACAAGGAGGCCGGTATTGACAAGGAGAGAATCTTGATCAAGCTGTCCTCCACTTGGGAGGGGATACAAGCTGGGAA GGTCCTGGAAGAGCAGTATGGCATTCACTGCAACATGACGCTGCTCTTCTCCTTCGCTCAAGCTGTGGCCTGCGCCGAGGCCGGCGTTACACTCATTTCTCCGTTTGTGGGGAGAATATTGGACTGGCACGTCGCTAACTCTGGCAAGAAGAGTTATGAACCATCTGAGGACCCAG GTGTGAAGAGTGTCACCAAGATTTACAATTACTACAAGAAGTTTGGTTACTCCACCATAGTCATGGGGGCGTCATTCCGGAACACAGGCGAGATCAAGGCACTTACAGGCTGTGATTATCTGACCATTTCTCCCAAGCTGCTTGGAGAACTCAGCAAGGACTGTACCAAGCTCAGCCCAGCACTGACCCTCAAAGAAG CTCAGGCCAGCAAACTAGAGAAAATCCACTTGGACGAGAAAACTTTCCGTTGGGAACACAATGAAGACCAAATGGCAGTGGAGAAACTATCTGATGGGATCAGGAAGTTTGCTGCTGACGCCATCAAGCTAGAAAATATGCTAAAG GACCGCCTCAAGAAATAA